A region of the Fusobacteria bacterium ZRK30 genome:
TTCCCCCTGCTTGGGCGAAATCCGGTCTTCCTCCACCATTTCCATCAGCGATTTTAGCGATTTCACGAACCAGGTCTCCGGCTTTTACCTTCCCCATAAGATCTTTAGTTACTCCTACAGCAAATACAGCTTTCCCATTATCCGTTCCTAAGATCACTACACAGCTACCTAATTTATCTTTGGCTTTATCTACGATCTCACGGAGTCCGCCAGCTTCTTTACCTTTAAATCCGGAAATTAAAACTTTTACACCGTTGATTTCCTCTACATTGTCAAATAATGAGTTAGCTTCATATCCGGCTAATTTAGATTTAAGTGCTTCAACTTCTTTATTGGCTGCCTTTAAGTCTTCTACTACCTTATTTGCTTTAGCAATTAAATGCCCGTGATAAGGATCTGACTTCAATATCTTCGCCAATTCAACTATACCATCTTCCATCTCATTTACTACCTTATACGAAGTAAATCCTGTTGTTGCCTCTATTCTTCTTACTCCGGCAGCAATTCCAGTTTCAGTCAATATATTAAATAATCCAATCTCTCCAGTTCTTTCTACATGAGTTCCCCCACATAATTCCATAGAGAATCCAGGTATTTCTACAACTCTTACTTTACTTCCGTACTTGTCTCCAAATAACATTGTTGCACCTTTTTCTTTAGCTTCATCCATTGTAAGTTCTTCAATACTTAAAGGAACATTTCTGAATATTTGTTCATTTACAATTTTTTCTACTTCTTTTATCTGGTCCCTTGTTGCAGCTTCATAGTGAGTAAAATCAAATCTTAATCTATCTTGCGATACCAGTGATCCTGCCTGCTGTACATGGTCTCCAAGAACTTCTTTTAAAGCTTTGTGTAATATATGTGTTGCAGTATGGTTTCTCTTAATCTCTATTCTTCTATGTTTATTGATAGATAACTCTAACTCTAAACCTTTTTTCAGCTTATTTCCACCCTCTGCCATCTTTACAGTATGGATAAATATATCTTTTTGCTTTCTCACACTTGTAACTGCTCCAAAAATATCTTCTCCGATTATTTTCCCAGTATCTGTAGATTGTCCACCTGACTCAGCATAAAACGGGGTTTTATCGAAAATTATTGTATAGTTTCCTTCATTGTTATCTTTTACGTTTAATATTTTAGCTTTTGTTTTAAACACTTCATAACCAACAAAGTCAGTTTTCCCGTGTTTATCAAAAAACTCTTCTATAAATGAATCCTGCCCGGCTTCTTTTACTACTTCTCTAGATGATCTAGCTCTCTCTCTTTGTTCCTCCATCTTTGCAAGGTAATCTTCATGAGAAACAGTTACTCCCTCTTCCTCACAAATTTCCTCTGTAAGTTCATATGGGAATCCAAAAGTATCATATAATTTAAATACTACACCAGCATCTAATTCTGTTTTATTTTCCGATTTAGCTTTTTTAATCTCATCCAATGCGATAACCATCCCTTGATCCAGGGTAGTTGAGAATTTTTCCTCCTCAATTCTTA
Encoded here:
- the alaS gene encoding alanine--tRNA ligase; the protein is MNNLTGNEIRRKFIEFFQGKQHKHYESASLIPDDPTLLLTVAGMVPFKPYFLGQKEAPTPRVVTHQKCIRTNDLENVGRTARHHTFFEMLGNFSFGDYFKEEAIAWSWEFITEVLKLDAEKLWISVFTTDDETEEIWNKKIGVPMERLVRLGEDDNWWSAGPVGSCGPCSEIHVDLGVEYGGDENSKLGDEGTDDRFIEIWNLVFTEYNRMEDGSLEPLPKKNIDTGAGLERVAAMVQKKANNFETDLIFPIIERAGELTNSKYTFGKDDKVDFSLKVIADHIRAITFMISDGILPSNEGRGYVLRRILRRAVRHGRLLGNKENFLYKLVDTVIELMGEAYKDIVKNKDHIVKMVRIEEEKFSTTLDQGMVIALDEIKKAKSENKTELDAGVVFKLYDTFGFPYELTEEICEEEGVTVSHEDYLAKMEEQRERARSSREVVKEAGQDSFIEEFFDKHGKTDFVGYEVFKTKAKILNVKDNNEGNYTIIFDKTPFYAESGGQSTDTGKIIGEDIFGAVTSVRKQKDIFIHTVKMAEGGNKLKKGLELELSINKHRRIEIKRNHTATHILHKALKEVLGDHVQQAGSLVSQDRLRFDFTHYEAATRDQIKEVEKIVNEQIFRNVPLSIEELTMDEAKEKGATMLFGDKYGSKVRVVEIPGFSMELCGGTHVERTGEIGLFNILTETGIAAGVRRIEATTGFTSYKVVNEMEDGIVELAKILKSDPYHGHLIAKANKVVEDLKAANKEVEALKSKLAGYEANSLFDNVEEINGVKVLISGFKGKEAGGLREIVDKAKDKLGSCVVILGTDNGKAVFAVGVTKDLMGKVKAGDLVREIAKIADGNGGGRPDFAQAGGKTGDKVPEALEVARTLLEEKL